One window of the Candidatus Binataceae bacterium genome contains the following:
- the epsC gene encoding serine O-acetyltransferase EpsC encodes MGFFERMREDVQTVFHNDPAARTTLEVILAYPGVHAIWLHRFAHWLWNHRLKLVARMVSEVARFFTGIEIHPGATIGRRLFIDHGMGVVMGETTEIGDDVLIYQGVTLGGTSLKKEKRHPTIEDHVMVSAGASVIGPVRIGRGSRIGAGAVVVSSAPPYSTIVGIPGKVIEGESARQDVAELEHGHLPDPVARAINNLVEKMNRLGVRMEEIEERQDCVEDKVNEHHPPDRTAAIAKR; translated from the coding sequence ATGGGTTTTTTCGAGCGCATGCGCGAAGACGTCCAAACGGTCTTTCACAATGATCCGGCTGCTCGGACCACGCTGGAAGTCATCCTGGCCTATCCCGGGGTTCATGCCATATGGCTGCATCGCTTTGCGCACTGGTTGTGGAACCACCGTCTGAAGCTCGTTGCGCGGATGGTGAGCGAAGTAGCGCGCTTCTTCACCGGGATCGAAATTCATCCCGGAGCGACTATCGGCCGCCGCTTGTTCATTGACCACGGGATGGGAGTGGTGATGGGCGAAACCACTGAGATCGGCGACGACGTGCTTATCTACCAGGGCGTGACCCTCGGCGGCACCAGCCTGAAAAAGGAAAAGCGGCATCCCACGATCGAAGACCACGTGATGGTGAGCGCCGGCGCGTCGGTTATCGGTCCGGTGCGAATCGGGCGCGGCAGCCGCATCGGCGCGGGCGCGGTTGTGGTGTCGTCGGCGCCCCCGTATTCAACCATCGTCGGCATACCCGGCAAGGTCATAGAGGGTGAAAGTGCGCGCCAGGACGTGGCGGAACTGGAGCACGGCCACCTGCCCGACCCGGTCGCTCGCGCGATCAACAACCTGGTCGAAAAGATGAACCGCCTGGGCGTGCGGATGGAAGAGATCGAAGAGCGTCAGGACTGCGTCGAAGACAAAGTCAACGAGCATCATCCCCCCGATCGTACCGCCGCGATCGCCAAACGCTAG
- a CDS encoding glutathione S-transferase family protein: MITISAFKWVPPFAQGVVRDLRVRWALEEAGLSYQTRLIDPAVQASPDYRACQPFGQVPMFEEDGLVLFESGSILLHIAERTEALLPQNQKERARAVCWVFAALNSIEPFVQQLAEIDLFWPGQEWAKLHRPDVVNATQRRLSELATWLGNREYLEGRFTVGDLLMTTVLRILRHTDLMESAPRLKAFQARGEARPAFQRALRAQMTDFDQR; the protein is encoded by the coding sequence ATGATCACAATCAGCGCCTTCAAGTGGGTTCCGCCATTCGCACAGGGTGTGGTCCGTGACCTGCGCGTCCGCTGGGCGCTGGAGGAAGCCGGCCTCTCGTACCAGACTCGGCTTATCGACCCTGCGGTTCAGGCATCGCCGGACTATCGGGCATGCCAGCCGTTCGGGCAAGTGCCAATGTTCGAAGAGGACGGCCTCGTTCTCTTCGAGTCAGGTTCGATTTTGCTCCACATCGCCGAGCGGACCGAAGCGCTCCTTCCCCAGAACCAGAAGGAGAGGGCGCGCGCCGTCTGCTGGGTGTTCGCCGCCCTCAACTCCATCGAGCCATTCGTCCAGCAGCTCGCCGAAATTGACCTGTTCTGGCCCGGTCAGGAATGGGCGAAGCTCCACCGCCCCGATGTAGTGAACGCAACCCAGCGGCGCCTCTCGGAGCTGGCCACCTGGCTGGGCAATCGGGAATATCTCGAGGGCCGCTTCACGGTCGGTGACCTCTTGATGACGACCGTGCTGCGCATCCTGCGCCACACCGATCTCATGGAGTCCGCACCACGGTTGAAAGCCTTCCAGGCCCGCGGCGAAGCACGCCCGGCCTTCCAGCGCGCACTCCGCGCGCAGATGACCGACTTCGACCAGCGCTAG